One window from the genome of Leptospira broomii serovar Hurstbridge str. 5399 encodes:
- a CDS encoding pirin family protein: protein MGFRRIIGTRMAEKTLEGGGFPVRRPFPVSGFSYWDPFLLLDEMGPIVYGPGEAIGAPDHPHRGFETVTYLLSGEMEHKDSWGHAGRLKAGSIQWMTAGSGLIHSELPSAEFRKNGGRMHGFQIWVNLPKERKLISPRYQEVNSEELPIVEKDGVWAKVIAGDLWGTSAVIQTQTPIVFFHLKLSPGAWAEVAIPNGFTGFAYPFVGSGTAIDSDGEIEVREGETLYYGNEEGTIALRAPEDFEWEVLILGGVPIQEPVARYGPFVMNTSTEIQEAFEDYSAGKMGAIRTQD, encoded by the coding sequence ATGGGTTTTAGACGAATTATTGGAACGAGAATGGCCGAAAAAACGCTAGAGGGCGGAGGGTTCCCGGTACGAAGACCGTTCCCGGTCTCCGGTTTTTCCTATTGGGATCCCTTTTTACTTTTGGACGAAATGGGACCGATCGTATACGGACCGGGCGAGGCGATCGGAGCTCCGGATCATCCGCATAGAGGATTTGAAACGGTAACCTACCTTCTTTCCGGAGAAATGGAACATAAGGATTCATGGGGTCATGCAGGAAGACTCAAGGCGGGATCAATCCAATGGATGACGGCCGGTTCCGGATTAATCCATTCCGAACTTCCTTCGGCGGAATTCAGGAAAAACGGCGGTAGAATGCACGGGTTTCAAATCTGGGTGAATCTTCCAAAAGAAAGAAAATTGATATCTCCCCGATACCAGGAAGTAAATTCGGAAGAACTACCGATCGTGGAAAAAGACGGAGTTTGGGCCAAAGTTATCGCCGGAGACTTATGGGGAACATCCGCAGTCATACAAACGCAAACACCCATCGTATTTTTTCATTTAAAACTATCTCCGGGAGCATGGGCGGAAGTAGCAATACCTAACGGTTTTACCGGTTTCGCATATCCTTTCGTCGGCTCGGGAACGGCGATCGATTCCGATGGAGAGATAGAGGTTAGGGAAGGTGAGACCTTATATTACGGAAACGAGGAAGGAACAATTGCATTACGAGCTCCTGAGGATTTCGAATGGGAAGTTCTCATCCTTGGTGGAGTTCCTATTCAAGAGCCTGTTGCTCGTTACGGTCCGTTCGTGATGAATACGTCGACCGAAATTCAGGAAGCTTTCGAAGATTATTCCGCGGGAAAAATGGGCGCAATTCGCACCCAAGACTAG
- a CDS encoding GNAT family N-acetyltransferase — translation MNAVKHDEQARTFVLIQDGFEAYLDYNEIGKEIWNLTHTFVPDSLRGKGLAAILVKAALEAARKSGKKIIPSCSYVETFLKRNPDYSDLVIE, via the coding sequence ATGAATGCAGTAAAGCACGACGAACAGGCCCGCACCTTTGTATTGATCCAGGACGGCTTCGAGGCCTATCTGGATTATAACGAAATCGGAAAGGAAATCTGGAATCTGACTCATACTTTCGTACCCGACAGTTTACGCGGCAAAGGATTGGCAGCTATTTTAGTGAAAGCTGCTTTAGAAGCCGCACGAAAGTCCGGAAAAAAGATCATTCCATCTTGTTCTTACGTGGAAACTTTTCTGAAGCGAAATCCGGATTATTCCGATTTAGTAATCGAATGA
- a CDS encoding sensor histidine kinase has protein sequence MKRRKKYGALNWIRRSISNYIAPDESIRDGLPFWRESVLSSLILAMAVLGTIAYIPSTLLALEEARTSVVFINTFAMLLIYILFFGKKLPFTLRSCGVLFLNFLLGASLLIALGPEGGGMIWLFPFPVLTGVLFGVIPCIFALFGNFMALLITSLALSQFQLTWSMPQDRFFVVGFNFLVSNGIVCLSLTILMLGLQRNIERKNNLLDNLKKRRSQIARSKKHLESEIIQKGDIEKRLAEHLKEKEVLLQEIHHRVKNNLQIVSGMLNLQNLYTQDTQAIEVLEKAQDRIRAMALIHDHLYQQGKFSTVFMNKYLESLINHLIVSQAPPGNRIRFETQWEPILIPMEKAIPCGLIVNELISNSLKHAFPNGRKGTITVRLEERQNGLALCVMDDGVGLPKDSSAFLFLSAGKMPIADGDKHDSLGLMIIQSLAGQLKARIIMEPSEGTSIRLEFSRF, from the coding sequence ATGAAGCGAAGAAAGAAGTACGGCGCTTTGAACTGGATTCGACGGTCTATTTCGAACTATATAGCCCCGGACGAATCGATTCGGGACGGTTTACCGTTTTGGCGTGAATCGGTTCTTTCTTCCTTGATTTTAGCGATGGCAGTATTGGGAACTATCGCGTATATTCCGAGCACGTTATTGGCATTGGAGGAAGCACGAACTTCGGTTGTATTCATAAACACGTTCGCAATGCTCTTAATTTATATCTTATTCTTCGGAAAAAAGCTGCCGTTTACCCTGCGTTCTTGCGGAGTACTATTCTTAAATTTCCTTTTAGGTGCTTCTCTCCTTATAGCGCTCGGCCCGGAAGGCGGAGGAATGATATGGTTATTCCCTTTTCCGGTCCTAACCGGCGTTTTATTCGGCGTAATTCCTTGTATCTTCGCGCTATTCGGAAATTTTATGGCGCTCCTAATCACTTCCTTGGCCCTATCGCAATTTCAACTAACGTGGTCGATGCCTCAAGATAGATTCTTCGTCGTCGGGTTTAATTTTTTGGTTTCGAATGGGATCGTCTGCCTTTCGCTTACCATTTTAATGTTGGGATTGCAACGAAATATAGAAAGAAAAAATAATCTATTGGATAATTTGAAGAAACGACGCTCTCAAATCGCTAGATCCAAGAAGCATCTGGAATCTGAGATAATCCAAAAAGGGGATATCGAGAAACGATTAGCGGAACACTTGAAGGAAAAGGAAGTACTTTTGCAGGAAATCCATCATCGAGTTAAGAATAATCTTCAAATCGTTTCCGGAATGCTAAATCTTCAAAACTTATATACTCAGGATACCCAAGCTATCGAAGTCTTAGAAAAGGCCCAAGATCGAATTCGAGCCATGGCCCTGATTCACGACCACCTTTATCAGCAAGGAAAATTCTCGACCGTATTCATGAACAAATATTTGGAATCTTTAATAAACCATCTGATTGTTTCGCAAGCTCCGCCAGGAAATCGAATCCGATTCGAAACGCAATGGGAGCCAATCCTGATTCCGATGGAAAAAGCGATCCCTTGCGGGCTCATAGTCAACGAACTCATTTCTAATTCGCTTAAACACGCATTCCCTAACGGACGCAAAGGGACAATCACCGTTCGGCTGGAAGAGCGCCAGAATGGGTTGGCGCTTTGCGTTATGGACGACGGGGTCGGCCTGCCGAAAGACTCGTCCGCGTTTTTATTTTTATCCGCAGGAAAAATGCCGATCGCCGACGGAGATAAACACGATTCGTTAGGGTTAATGATCATTCAATCTTTAGCGGGACAACTTAAGGCGAGAATAATAATGGAGCCTTCCGAAGGGACTTCGATCAGACTCGAATTTTCCCGGTTTTAA
- a CDS encoding MarR family winged helix-turn-helix transcriptional regulator, with protein sequence MGSHFKGKPRDVKILDAYIKLGRCTDSIRSMEDKVLSQFGLTSGQFGCLETLHHLGPMCQKEIGQKIFSCEGNITQIVDNLEKRGLVQRVRSEEDRRYFIVNLTDSGKELICKVFPSYLEHLKDRMSPLSDDDLKQLGQICKTVGLRDL encoded by the coding sequence ATGGGAAGTCATTTCAAAGGAAAACCAAGAGATGTCAAAATCCTAGATGCGTACATAAAGTTAGGTCGTTGCACCGATTCGATACGCTCTATGGAAGACAAAGTCTTAAGTCAGTTCGGCTTGACGAGCGGTCAATTTGGCTGTTTGGAAACTTTGCATCACCTCGGCCCGATGTGTCAGAAAGAAATCGGACAAAAGATTTTTTCCTGTGAAGGTAATATTACTCAAATCGTGGATAATCTCGAAAAAAGAGGTCTTGTCCAGCGAGTTAGAAGTGAGGAAGATAGAAGATATTTTATCGTCAATCTAACCGACTCCGGAAAGGAACTCATCTGTAAGGTTTTCCCTTCTTACCTTGAGCATCTTAAAGACCGAATGTCTCCCCTTTCCGATGATGATTTAAAACAACTGGGACAAATCTGTAAGACCGTAGGTCTTCGGGACCTTTAA
- a CDS encoding anthranilate synthase component II, translating into MKVLLVDHYDSFAYNLFQYLGELLEDELGSRFRLDVFRHDEIEFSKIEEMKYDRIVLSPGPGTPKDPKYFGVSAEILLKLEEQIPVLGVCLGMQGMAFVSGASVVPASVPMHGKVSEITHDGKGVFADLPKDLNVMRYHSLVVDPRGLSDQWILTAFCGKELMGIRHKHRPLEGIQFHPESFATEGGRRMLSNFLFQEQSR; encoded by the coding sequence ATGAAAGTTCTATTGGTGGATCATTACGATTCTTTTGCATACAATTTGTTCCAGTATTTGGGGGAGCTTTTGGAAGATGAGCTCGGTTCTCGATTTAGACTTGACGTATTTCGTCATGATGAGATCGAGTTTTCAAAAATCGAGGAGATGAAATACGATCGTATCGTATTATCACCCGGACCGGGGACTCCGAAAGACCCGAAATATTTCGGTGTCTCCGCGGAGATTCTGCTAAAACTTGAAGAGCAAATTCCTGTCCTCGGTGTTTGTTTAGGAATGCAAGGAATGGCGTTCGTCTCCGGAGCTTCTGTCGTACCGGCTTCCGTTCCGATGCACGGCAAAGTATCCGAAATTACACACGATGGAAAAGGGGTATTTGCCGATTTACCGAAGGATTTAAACGTTATGCGCTATCATTCCTTGGTCGTAGATCCGCGCGGGTTATCCGATCAATGGATACTCACCGCGTTTTGCGGAAAAGAGTTGATGGGGATTCGGCATAAGCACAGACCTTTAGAGGGGATTCAATTCCATCCGGAATCTTTTGCTACCGAAGGGGGGAGAAGAATGCTTTCGAATTTTCTATTTCAGGAACAAAGCAGGTAA
- a CDS encoding DoxX family protein has product MIERIFKTDKDITSFILRIVLAVVFFPHGAQKVLGWFGGYGFSGTLGFFTAQGIPTLLVLLLFAAEFLGPIGLALGLLTRVAAAGIAVAMSVALLVHIPHGFFINWAGNQQGEGIEYHLLAITISIVLLIKGSGWASIDGIIASRK; this is encoded by the coding sequence ATGATTGAAAGAATTTTTAAGACCGATAAGGACATAACGTCTTTTATTTTGCGAATTGTGTTAGCCGTCGTGTTTTTCCCGCATGGAGCGCAAAAAGTGTTGGGTTGGTTCGGAGGTTATGGGTTTTCAGGAACGTTAGGCTTCTTTACCGCGCAGGGAATTCCTACGCTACTCGTTCTTCTTTTATTTGCGGCGGAATTTCTCGGTCCCATCGGCCTTGCACTCGGCTTATTGACTAGAGTTGCGGCAGCAGGCATTGCGGTTGCGATGTCTGTCGCTTTATTAGTCCATATTCCTCACGGATTTTTTATCAACTGGGCCGGAAATCAACAAGGTGAAGGTATAGAATACCATCTTCTTGCAATTACGATCTCGATCGTACTTCTAATCAAAGGATCCGGTTGGGCATCGATAGACGGAATTATCGCGAGCAGAAAATAA
- a CDS encoding HD domain-containing protein translates to MLREEFYRTASKYSELKGAIDALWTEINLNYSESHRHYHTLTHLKSFLDRLKTVRTRIQDWDSMLFAMFYHDIIYDPKDFQNEENSALLAEERLNRINAPRLLIFKVKDLILATKMHRAQDDPDIRYFLDCDLSILGAEKSEYQQYARSIRNEYKEYSDEEYSSGRKKVLEYFLRMERIFTSREFFETLEKQARANLSYELEELE, encoded by the coding sequence ATGTTAAGGGAAGAGTTTTACCGAACTGCAAGTAAGTATTCCGAATTGAAAGGCGCAATCGACGCTTTGTGGACCGAAATAAACTTAAACTACTCGGAAAGCCATAGACATTATCACACTCTTACTCATCTAAAGTCCTTTCTAGACAGATTGAAAACCGTTCGGACAAGAATTCAGGACTGGGATAGCATGCTGTTTGCGATGTTTTATCACGATATTATCTACGATCCCAAGGATTTCCAGAACGAAGAAAATAGCGCACTATTGGCGGAGGAGAGATTAAACCGGATCAATGCTCCTAGACTTCTTATCTTTAAGGTTAAGGATCTTATTCTCGCCACTAAAATGCATAGGGCTCAGGACGATCCGGATATCCGATATTTTTTAGATTGTGACTTATCGATTTTAGGCGCGGAAAAATCCGAATATCAACAATACGCTCGAAGCATTCGAAACGAATATAAAGAATATTCCGACGAAGAGTATTCTTCCGGCAGAAAAAAAGTACTGGAATATTTTTTACGGATGGAACGGATTTTTACCAGTCGGGAATTTTTTGAAACCCTTGAGAAACAAGCTAGAGCTAATTTAAGCTACGAGCTCGAAGAATTAGAATAA
- a CDS encoding VOC family protein, translating to MIHHIAIATDRIDLLKSFYDRLPGIEFEKDNLFSDGSIRSSWFRSGEALIMIEREEFRKGPQALVFQANSSDIKKLIEKRFGEKIESRTEYTIYLRDPDGNRIGYSSYPNPWNA from the coding sequence ATGATCCATCATATTGCGATCGCAACGGACCGCATAGATTTGTTAAAATCCTTTTACGACCGCTTACCGGGTATAGAATTCGAAAAAGATAATTTGTTTTCGGACGGATCAATTCGATCCAGCTGGTTTCGATCCGGCGAGGCATTGATCATGATCGAACGGGAAGAATTTCGAAAAGGTCCTCAAGCCTTAGTTTTTCAAGCGAATTCCTCCGATATTAAGAAGCTGATCGAAAAACGATTCGGAGAAAAAATCGAATCCCGAACGGAATACACTATTTACCTGCGAGATCCCGACGGGAACCGAATCGGATATAGTTCCTATCCGAATCCTTGGAATGCGTAA
- a CDS encoding LIC13081 family protein: MLTTTIAFTVPSPLAKAFNYVSDLENLPEWDSYILECKRVPGTNKYELKVGIGFWKLTSCYNLEEERYPTRIVITKENRFLQLRDTYSFYPDPKGTDTDTKIVFTNRFRLKRLGCLLNVWAYRKIRNQICKDMRSLQETLSQGKTIRSRSFQVIKS; this comes from the coding sequence ATGCTAACGACCACGATCGCGTTCACAGTTCCGTCCCCACTCGCTAAAGCGTTTAACTATGTATCCGACCTGGAGAATTTACCGGAGTGGGATAGTTATATTCTAGAGTGCAAAAGAGTCCCGGGAACGAATAAATATGAACTCAAAGTGGGAATCGGTTTTTGGAAACTCACTTCTTGCTATAATTTGGAAGAGGAAAGATATCCCACGAGAATAGTAATAACTAAGGAAAATCGTTTTTTACAATTACGTGATACTTATTCGTTTTATCCTGATCCCAAAGGAACTGATACGGATACGAAAATCGTTTTTACGAATCGATTCAGACTAAAGAGACTCGGTTGTCTATTGAATGTTTGGGCATATCGAAAAATTCGGAATCAAATATGTAAAGATATGAGAAGTCTCCAAGAGACTTTATCACAAGGAAAGACGATACGATCTAGAAGCTTTCAAGTCATCAAGAGTTAG
- a CDS encoding aldo/keto reductase, with translation MLKQPLTQSIQLNNGIPMPVLGLGVWKTKSGKECRDAVNWALEAGYRHIDTAKIYGNEQDVGAAIKESGIPRNQIFVTTKLWNSDQKEPRKNLETSLKGLGLESIDLYLIHFPVSGTREQAWKELEKFYDEGLVKSIGVSNYTVSHLEELLQQAEIIPAVNQVEFHPFLNQKDLAAKCKENGIILEAYSPLAHGRKINDPKLVSIARKIGKTPAQVLIRWAIDKGFVVIPKSVKKERLEENSQVFDFSLSQSELQEMESWNEDFRTCWDPTNA, from the coding sequence ATGTTAAAACAACCCTTAACGCAATCGATTCAACTGAATAACGGAATACCGATGCCGGTTCTTGGCCTTGGAGTCTGGAAAACCAAATCCGGAAAGGAATGTAGAGACGCGGTTAACTGGGCTCTAGAAGCAGGGTACCGCCATATCGATACGGCAAAAATTTATGGAAACGAGCAGGATGTCGGCGCAGCAATTAAGGAAAGCGGAATCCCGAGAAATCAAATCTTCGTGACGACTAAATTGTGGAATTCCGATCAAAAGGAGCCGCGCAAAAATTTGGAAACCTCCTTAAAGGGTTTAGGTTTGGAGTCGATCGATTTATATCTGATTCATTTTCCCGTTTCCGGAACAAGAGAGCAGGCCTGGAAAGAGTTGGAAAAATTTTACGATGAGGGTTTAGTAAAATCGATTGGAGTCAGTAATTACACGGTTTCTCATCTGGAGGAACTCCTCCAACAAGCAGAAATCATACCTGCCGTAAACCAAGTGGAATTCCACCCCTTCTTGAATCAAAAAGACTTAGCCGCTAAGTGCAAGGAGAACGGAATCATTCTAGAAGCGTATAGCCCCTTAGCGCACGGGAGAAAAATTAACGATCCTAAATTGGTTTCTATCGCTCGAAAAATCGGGAAAACTCCGGCCCAAGTTTTGATTCGCTGGGCGATCGATAAAGGATTTGTAGTAATTCCTAAATCGGTAAAGAAAGAACGGTTAGAGGAAAACTCGCAGGTATTTGACTTCTCCTTGTCTCAAAGCGAACTACAAGAGATGGAATCTTGGAATGAAGATTTCAGAACCTGTTGGGATCCTACAAACGCCTAA
- a CDS encoding BaiN/RdsA family NAD(P)/FAD-dependent oxidoreductase, which translates to MKIAVIGGGAAGFFGAIQSRQLSGGHCEVTLLEKSPNVLSKVRISGGGRCNVTHACFDPEELAKRYPRGGKELRHAFESFQPKDTIDWFEHRGVRLKTETDGRMFPITDDSETIVDCLLREAKRNGVTIRTKVPVLGIYPRQNESKNSFLVKWEGGENEFDKVLLASGSSRKGWDWAKNMGHTIETPAPSLFTFEISDFLIDGLQGLSLPEVEVTLPEFKLKQRGPILITHWGLSGPSVLKLSAWAARELAACEYRTTLLVDWIPDRSREEVREILKTLKQKNPSRKPSANPEFHFASRFWERIWGKVGDKRWSEISSKEMHEVEETLKRSVLQIEGKGAFKEEFVTCGGIRRKEVDFKTMESRLVRGLHFAGEVLDIDGITGGFNFQNAWTTSYLAAKGMVS; encoded by the coding sequence ATGAAAATCGCGGTCATCGGCGGTGGAGCGGCGGGTTTTTTCGGCGCGATTCAAAGCCGTCAACTTTCCGGCGGGCATTGTGAAGTAACATTGCTCGAAAAATCACCGAACGTCTTATCGAAAGTAAGAATTTCCGGCGGAGGAAGATGCAACGTTACGCATGCTTGTTTTGATCCGGAAGAATTAGCGAAACGTTATCCTAGGGGCGGAAAGGAATTACGCCATGCGTTCGAAAGTTTTCAGCCGAAGGATACGATCGATTGGTTCGAGCATCGGGGTGTTCGTTTGAAGACGGAGACCGACGGTAGAATGTTTCCGATCACGGACGATTCCGAAACGATCGTGGATTGTCTACTACGGGAAGCAAAACGGAATGGAGTTACGATTCGCACTAAAGTTCCAGTACTAGGAATATATCCGCGTCAAAACGAATCGAAAAATAGTTTTCTCGTAAAATGGGAAGGCGGAGAAAATGAGTTCGATAAAGTTCTACTTGCCTCGGGCTCTTCTCGAAAAGGTTGGGATTGGGCCAAAAATATGGGCCATACGATCGAAACTCCGGCCCCGTCTCTATTCACATTTGAAATTTCTGATTTTCTAATAGATGGACTACAAGGATTGTCTCTTCCAGAAGTGGAAGTGACTCTACCTGAATTCAAATTGAAACAGAGAGGACCGATATTAATCACTCATTGGGGATTAAGCGGACCCTCCGTTCTAAAGCTTTCAGCTTGGGCAGCAAGGGAACTCGCCGCCTGCGAATACAGAACGACTTTACTCGTGGATTGGATACCGGATCGATCTAGAGAAGAGGTTCGAGAGATATTGAAAACGTTGAAACAAAAAAATCCTTCGCGTAAACCTTCCGCTAATCCGGAATTCCATTTTGCTTCGCGTTTTTGGGAAAGAATTTGGGGGAAGGTCGGAGACAAGCGTTGGTCCGAAATTTCATCCAAGGAAATGCACGAGGTGGAGGAGACTCTGAAAAGAAGCGTGTTGCAAATCGAAGGGAAAGGGGCGTTCAAGGAGGAGTTCGTGACTTGCGGGGGAATTCGGCGCAAAGAGGTGGACTTTAAAACGATGGAAAGCCGTCTGGTTCGGGGACTTCATTTTGCCGGAGAGGTCTTGGACATAGACGGAATCACCGGAGGTTTCAATTTTCAGAATGCTTGGACGACTTCGTATTTAGCAGCTAAAGGAATGGTTTCTTAA
- a CDS encoding response regulator, with amino-acid sequence METPSPYSVAPVPKNEMARLRELDRYKVLDTPPEKKYDGITKAASLICSAPIALISLIDANRQWFKSKTGLDVSETPRDISFCQFAIQGQEILIVEDTSKDERFQKNPLVSGSPFIKFYAGAPLLTPSGIAVGTLCVLDTVPRGLDSKQLEALRALADSVVAYMELEANTRELIHAQAITLDLQKAREQFFVNMNHEFRTPVHGILGMVDLLHQTETNQIQSEYLDSVKESGEHLIRLINDVIDFSKAESGALVLSSIEFNLIELLKEIGILAVKEAEKKKLTFSLNLPKDLERLEVRSDAGRIRQVISNMISNALKFTESGKIDFSLENLSISETHVRGTLRFQDTGIGIAQERIPDLFEAFSQLDSSNSRKYGGTGLGLALSKKICNALGWKINVESRVGEGSNFLLEIVLPKASAESVSFPTKPKSNLPNTLDFSGYSTICILVAEDNPVNQKLIRKMLERMGLSCEVVSNGLEALAFWEKREIDLLLLDIQMPELSGLDTARILKLKPTSRKIPWIVAVTAHDSPEDREHCAKAGIDDYLGKPFRIEDLAEKIRQYLRTAYLPFPS; translated from the coding sequence ATGGAAACTCCTAGTCCTTATTCAGTCGCTCCCGTGCCGAAGAACGAAATGGCCAGGCTTCGTGAATTGGATAGGTATAAGGTCCTCGATACTCCACCCGAAAAAAAATATGACGGAATCACCAAAGCAGCTTCCCTTATTTGCAGCGCCCCGATCGCTCTTATTTCCCTGATCGACGCGAACCGACAATGGTTTAAATCTAAGACCGGATTGGATGTATCCGAAACGCCTCGGGATATTTCGTTCTGTCAATTTGCGATTCAAGGCCAGGAAATTCTTATCGTGGAGGACACTTCCAAGGATGAAAGATTTCAGAAGAATCCCCTAGTCTCAGGATCTCCTTTCATAAAATTTTATGCAGGTGCTCCTCTTTTGACGCCGTCCGGGATCGCCGTGGGAACACTGTGCGTACTTGATACGGTTCCGCGAGGCTTGGATTCGAAACAACTGGAAGCTTTGAGAGCCTTAGCGGATTCGGTCGTCGCTTATATGGAATTGGAGGCGAATACTAGGGAGCTCATTCACGCTCAGGCGATAACTTTGGATCTACAGAAAGCCAGAGAGCAATTTTTCGTGAATATGAACCACGAATTCAGAACTCCAGTCCACGGAATTCTGGGCATGGTTGATTTATTGCATCAGACCGAAACGAATCAGATACAGTCGGAATATTTGGATTCGGTTAAGGAGAGTGGAGAACATTTAATCAGATTAATAAACGACGTTATCGATTTTAGTAAGGCGGAATCGGGAGCGCTCGTACTCAGCTCCATTGAATTTAACTTAATCGAATTATTAAAGGAAATTGGAATATTGGCAGTAAAAGAAGCGGAGAAAAAGAAACTCACTTTCTCGTTAAATCTTCCTAAGGACCTTGAACGACTAGAGGTTAGATCGGATGCGGGTCGCATACGGCAAGTGATTTCCAATATGATATCCAACGCGCTCAAATTTACCGAAAGCGGAAAAATAGATTTCTCTTTGGAAAATCTTTCGATCTCCGAAACGCATGTTCGAGGTACATTACGATTTCAAGATACCGGAATCGGAATCGCACAGGAAAGGATCCCGGATCTTTTCGAAGCGTTCTCCCAACTGGATTCGTCCAATTCGAGAAAATACGGTGGAACGGGTCTAGGGTTGGCTTTGAGTAAAAAAATCTGCAATGCTTTAGGATGGAAAATAAACGTCGAAAGTCGAGTGGGAGAAGGCAGCAATTTTCTCTTGGAAATCGTTTTACCGAAGGCAAGCGCCGAAAGCGTTTCCTTTCCTACAAAACCGAAGTCGAATTTGCCGAACACGTTGGATTTCTCCGGCTATTCTACGATCTGCATCCTAGTCGCCGAAGACAATCCGGTGAATCAAAAGCTGATCCGAAAAATGTTGGAAAGGATGGGCCTATCTTGCGAAGTCGTCTCGAACGGACTTGAAGCCCTCGCTTTCTGGGAAAAAAGGGAAATAGATCTCCTCTTGCTTGACATTCAGATGCCTGAACTTAGCGGATTGGATACGGCCAGGATCCTGAAGTTGAAACCCACTTCCCGTAAAATTCCCTGGATCGTTGCAGTAACTGCTCACGATAGCCCGGAGGACAGAGAGCATTGCGCAAAGGCCGGGATAGACGATTACTTGGGAAAGCCGTTTCGAATCGAAGATTTAGCCGAAAAAATCCGACAATACTTGCGAACCGCATATTTACCTTTCCCAAGTTAA